The sequence TTCGTAAGGAACGATTGCCTTTACGGGTATTAGTTGAAAGCGTTTTACCAGCACTTTCGTAGTTACCAGGAGCAACCCCAGCCCAAGCAGCTAAATGTTCAGCACTTGGAAAACGGCTCATATCCATGCCGATTTCAGAGACAATAATCTCCGCAGTTCGACTAATACGTGGATATCTAAATAGTAGATTCTGACTTGCGTGCTCACTAAAACCTCAAAAATTGCTCAGTGGCGACAATTGGTAATTCCTCTCGATATCTAGGTTAGACTGCCCTTCAGGCTCTAGTGCTCTAATAAGGAAACAACCTCGCTTGTATCAGCCTTATCTTGGAAATTACCACATTTTCATTCATGGTGATGAAATTTTTTCATTGGGACTGCCCTCTGCCTTCCCCCAACCTAGATCACCAAAAGTTGCTAAGAACCACATTATCCTTTAAGTGACACTTTTGGTCACAGTATGGTTCACAATTTGGTCATGCAATGGGTAAAAGCACAGTAAACCTACGCATAACAAATTTGAGTAAATCTTTTCGAGTTCTTTACTTTTAGTGTGTAAAGTGCAACTACTTACCAGAGATTAATGATTAATAACCATAAACTTGAGTTTTAGTTGTGCTATTGAACAATGGTTGAAAAACATAACTCAACATCCACCTCTTGCTTGCATCTTCTCTACCTCTACCTTCAACGATATAGAAAACTGATTTTAGAGGAATTTGACAATAATATTGGACTAAATTTCCAAGTTCTTAAGTTTTATTATCCAGAGTAAATTTGCTCACTATATTTTTCAGGAAGGTTAACATGAAAAAGCTAATTCATGCTGTTGCATTAACTTTAACAGTTGCATCTTTATCATCTGCTGCCTATGGCTCAACCACGATGAAAACTAGCAGATTTCCTGAGATTGTTGGAGCAGTGCAATTTCCTGAAAAGAAGGCAAAAGTTGTCAGACATTCTTTTCAGCTAAAAATTCCCCAAGATAGCAGAGCTTTATCCCAGATGACTATTGCTGTACCTCAAGGTTTAACTGTAAGGAATGACATTAACTTATCTGACCAGTCTGGTCAAAAAATTGCTGCCAATATTACTGTCAATGACAGAACCATTACAATTGCTTTCCCTCAACAGGTAGTTCCTGGAACTGAACTCAACATTGATCTCAATCGTGTCTTAATCTCAGGGACTTCTAATGCTTGGCTCTATCCAGTTTCTGTCAGGCTTGTGGGGCTGAATGCAGATATCCCAGTGGGTGTATTTCGGCTACGAATTTACTAACAGGTGTTTTTGATAAAAAGTTGAACAGCAATTTTAGCCGTGATGGTTGTGATAACAGGAGTATGACTGCGGGTGTCAAGTGTATTAGTATTGTCTTTATGCATAACAATTGAGTCGCTAGTATGTTTATCCATTTCCTTGCCAGTTTTTGCTCAGACAGCTAGAGTATCAAACCTTACCCTGGAGACGGCAATAAACCAAGCTGAAGCAAATAATCCTCAATTGCTGGCAGCACAGCGCAGTATTTCTGTTACTCAGGCAGGAGTCGCCATCGCTGGAGTTATATCAAATCCACGACTAGCAATAGATATACCTTTTGGTCAAGCTGAAACTAAGCGTACTATTGGTATCGAGCAAGCGATTGAACTGG comes from Nostoc punctiforme PCC 73102 and encodes:
- a CDS encoding DUF2808 domain-containing protein is translated as MKKLIHAVALTLTVASLSSAAYGSTTMKTSRFPEIVGAVQFPEKKAKVVRHSFQLKIPQDSRALSQMTIAVPQGLTVRNDINLSDQSGQKIAANITVNDRTITIAFPQQVVPGTELNIDLNRVLISGTSNAWLYPVSVRLVGLNADIPVGVFRLRIY